One region of Streptococcus parasanguinis genomic DNA includes:
- the ccpA gene encoding catabolite control protein A: MNTDDTVTIYDVAREAGVSMATVSRVVNGNKNVKENTRKKVLEVIERLDYRPNAVARGLASKKTTTVGVVIPNITNSYFSTLAKGIDDIAEMYKYNIVLANSDEDDDKEVSVVNNLFSKQVDGIIFMGYHLTEKIRSEFSRSRTPVVLAGTVDVEHQLPSVNIDYKQATVDAVTQLAKHNKRIAFVSGPLVDDINGKIRLTGYKEALKVKKLSYSEGLVFESKYRYDEGYNLAERIIASKATAAFVTGDELAAGLLNGLSDKGIKVPEDFEIITSDDSQVTRYTRPNLSTIGQPLYDLGAISMRMLTKIMHKEELEEREVLLSHTINQRGTTKK; the protein is encoded by the coding sequence ATGAATACAGACGATACAGTAACAATTTATGATGTCGCCCGTGAAGCAGGGGTTTCAATGGCAACCGTTAGTCGTGTAGTAAATGGGAATAAAAACGTTAAAGAAAATACACGTAAAAAAGTTTTAGAAGTGATCGAACGCTTGGATTACCGTCCAAATGCTGTTGCGCGTGGTCTTGCTAGCAAGAAAACAACAACAGTCGGTGTTGTGATTCCAAACATCACGAATAGCTATTTCTCTACATTGGCTAAGGGGATCGATGACATTGCTGAAATGTACAAGTACAATATTGTTCTTGCAAATAGTGATGAAGACGATGACAAAGAAGTTTCAGTGGTAAACAACCTCTTTTCAAAACAAGTGGATGGGATCATTTTCATGGGTTATCACTTGACTGAAAAGATTCGCTCAGAATTTTCACGCTCTCGGACGCCAGTTGTCCTTGCTGGGACAGTGGATGTTGAACACCAATTACCAAGTGTCAATATCGACTACAAGCAAGCAACCGTTGATGCTGTTACACAGTTGGCAAAACACAACAAGAGAATTGCTTTTGTAAGTGGCCCATTGGTGGATGATATCAATGGAAAAATTCGTTTGACAGGCTACAAAGAAGCTTTGAAAGTGAAAAAATTGAGTTATAGCGAAGGACTTGTGTTTGAATCCAAGTACCGGTACGATGAAGGTTATAACTTGGCAGAACGCATCATTGCATCCAAAGCAACAGCTGCCTTTGTAACAGGGGATGAATTGGCTGCAGGTCTCTTGAACGGCTTGTCTGATAAGGGGATCAAGGTACCAGAAGACTTTGAAATTATCACCAGTGATGATTCACAAGTAACTCGTTATACGCGTCCAAATCTATCAACGATTGGCCAACCTTTGTATGACCTTGGTGCGATCAGTATGCGCATGTTGACCAAGATCATGCACAAAGAAGAGTTGGAAGAACGCGAAGTACTGTTGTCTCATACGATCAACCAACGTGGAACGACCAAAAAATAA
- a CDS encoding M24 family metallopeptidase, whose translation MSKLDQIVDFLETEKTDVAVVSDPVTINYLTGFYSDPHERQLFLFVYTDHEPLLFVPALEVERATAVVDFQVVGYVDSENPWEKIKGAIAKPDAKTVALEYDNLILTKYNGLRTVFEKAQFTNLTPRINRMRLIKSADEIQKMLVAGQYADKAVNMGFDAISLDKTETDIVAEIDFGIKRLGYEMSFETMVLTGNNAANPHGIPGSNKVENDALLLFDLGCMVNGYASDMTRTVAVGKPDDFKKEIYHLTLEAQQAAIDMIKPGVTAHDVDRAARSVIEKAGYGEYFNHRLGHGIGMDVHEFPSIMEGNDMVLEEGMCFSVEPGIYIPGKVGVRIEDCGYVTKDGFGLFTETSKDLLYFD comes from the coding sequence ATGTCTAAATTAGATCAAATCGTCGATTTTCTTGAAACTGAAAAAACAGATGTCGCTGTTGTATCCGATCCTGTCACCATCAATTACCTGACTGGATTTTACAGTGATCCCCACGAACGTCAACTCTTCTTGTTCGTCTACACTGACCACGAACCACTTCTCTTCGTTCCTGCACTTGAAGTGGAACGGGCGACTGCAGTTGTCGATTTCCAAGTGGTTGGCTATGTGGATTCTGAAAACCCTTGGGAAAAGATTAAAGGGGCTATCGCAAAACCAGATGCTAAAACCGTTGCACTTGAATATGATAACTTGATCCTGACCAAATACAATGGCTTGCGTACTGTCTTTGAAAAGGCTCAATTCACCAACTTGACACCACGGATTAACCGGATGCGCTTGATCAAATCTGCTGATGAGATCCAAAAAATGTTGGTGGCTGGTCAATATGCAGATAAGGCTGTCAATATGGGATTCGACGCCATCTCACTAGATAAAACTGAAACTGATATCGTAGCAGAAATCGACTTTGGTATCAAACGCTTGGGTTATGAAATGAGCTTTGAAACCATGGTCTTGACTGGAAATAATGCAGCTAACCCACACGGAATTCCTGGAAGCAACAAAGTCGAAAACGATGCTCTCTTGCTATTTGACCTTGGCTGTATGGTGAATGGTTATGCGTCTGATATGACTCGAACTGTTGCTGTTGGGAAACCGGATGATTTCAAAAAAGAAATCTACCACTTGACGTTAGAAGCTCAACAAGCAGCCATTGACATGATCAAACCAGGTGTAACAGCACACGACGTCGACCGTGCTGCACGGAGCGTCATTGAAAAAGCTGGCTATGGTGAGTACTTCAACCACCGCCTCGGACACGGTATCGGAATGGACGTGCATGAATTCCCTTCTATTATGGAAGGAAATGACATGGTGCTTGAAGAAGGCATGTGCTTCTCAGTCGAACCAGGAATCTATATTCCAGGTAAAGTCGGTGTTCGTATCGAAGATTGTGGGTACGTCACAAAAGACGGATTTGGACTCTTCACTGAAACCAGCAAAGACTTACTTTACTTTGACTAA
- a CDS encoding ABC transporter ATP-binding protein codes for MAYIEMQHCYKRYTSGETEILANQDVSFEIEKGELVIILGASGAGKSTVLNILGGMDTNDEGQVLIDGVDISKLNSHQRTDYRRDDVGFVFQFYNLVPNLTAKENVELASEIVSDALDPEAVLKEVGLGNRLDNFPAQLSGGEQQRVAIARAVAKNPKILLCDEPTGALDYQTGKQVLGILQDMSRKKGATVIIVTHNGALAPIADRVIRMHDAKVKSVEINELPQDIATLEY; via the coding sequence ATGGCCTACATCGAAATGCAGCACTGTTACAAGCGCTATACGAGTGGAGAAACGGAGATTCTCGCTAATCAGGATGTTTCTTTTGAGATTGAAAAAGGCGAATTGGTCATTATTTTAGGGGCGTCAGGAGCTGGAAAATCAACAGTTCTCAATATCTTAGGAGGGATGGACACGAATGACGAAGGACAGGTCCTGATTGATGGGGTGGATATTTCTAAGCTCAATTCCCATCAACGAACGGATTATCGACGAGATGACGTTGGCTTTGTCTTTCAATTTTATAATTTGGTCCCTAATTTGACAGCTAAGGAGAATGTTGAGTTGGCTTCAGAAATTGTTTCTGATGCTCTAGATCCGGAAGCTGTTTTGAAAGAAGTAGGACTTGGCAATCGTCTTGATAATTTTCCTGCCCAATTGTCAGGGGGAGAGCAACAACGGGTGGCGATCGCTCGGGCAGTGGCTAAAAACCCTAAAATTCTCCTTTGTGATGAGCCGACGGGAGCCTTGGATTACCAGACGGGTAAGCAAGTATTGGGGATTTTACAGGATATGTCTCGAAAAAAGGGAGCGACGGTCATCATCGTAACCCATAATGGTGCCCTAGCTCCGATTGCAGACCGTGTGATTCGCATGCATGATGCCAAGGTCAAGTCGGTAGAAATCAATGAGCTTCCTCAAGATATTGCTACGCTAGAATATTAG
- a CDS encoding metallophosphoesterase family protein — MTKIALLSDIHGNTTALEAVLEDSRKAKVDEYWLLGDSLMPGTGRRALLELLEELPITVKVLGNWEDSLWRAMRGMLDETRPSHRYLMRQCQYILEEITPQEIEDMQKMPMQVHREIAGLKIGITHHLPDKNWGRELIHIGEQKDFDRLVTNPSCDIAVYGHIHQQFFRYGTGGELIINPGSIGQPFFLEKNLRKDLRAMYAILEFDQMGLKDVDFRRVDYDVQKELQLAKDLHLPYYQVYYESLVNGIHHTHNHELLHEIEQREGHDREIDAWLEDFFQ; from the coding sequence ATGACTAAAATTGCTTTACTTTCAGATATTCATGGAAATACGACAGCATTGGAAGCTGTCCTAGAGGATAGTCGAAAAGCCAAGGTGGATGAATATTGGCTCTTGGGAGATAGTTTGATGCCGGGGACAGGGAGACGGGCCCTCTTGGAGCTGTTAGAGGAGCTACCGATTACGGTCAAAGTCCTTGGAAACTGGGAAGATAGTCTTTGGCGGGCTATGAGGGGGATGTTGGATGAGACCAGACCCAGTCATCGCTACCTCATGCGCCAGTGTCAATATATTCTTGAAGAAATCACGCCCCAGGAAATTGAAGACATGCAGAAAATGCCCATGCAGGTCCATAGAGAAATCGCAGGTTTAAAGATCGGCATTACCCACCACTTACCTGATAAGAATTGGGGTCGCGAATTGATCCACATTGGTGAGCAGAAGGATTTTGATCGCTTGGTGACAAACCCGTCTTGTGATATTGCAGTCTACGGACACATTCACCAGCAGTTTTTCCGCTACGGGACAGGAGGAGAACTGATTATCAATCCTGGATCGATCGGTCAACCTTTCTTTTTGGAAAAGAATCTTCGCAAGGACCTTCGGGCCATGTATGCCATTCTCGAATTTGATCAAATGGGGCTAAAAGATGTCGATTTTAGACGGGTGGACTATGATGTCCAAAAAGAACTGCAACTGGCAAAAGACCTCCATCTTCCTTATTACCAAGTATATTATGAAAGTTTGGTCAATGGCATTCATCATACCCACAATCATGAGCTCCTTCATGAAATTGAGCAGAGAGAAGGTCATGATCGAGAAATCGATGCTTGGCTAGAGGACTTCTTCCAATAG
- a CDS encoding Nramp family divalent metal transporter, translating into MSLQQFERKSLQEINQSIDVPKGIPFWKTLLLFSGPGSLVAVGYMDPGNWITSVVGGAQYRYLLLSVVLLSSLIAMQLQQMAGKLGIVHRKDLAQTTAHHLPKWLRYTLWIVIELALMATDLAEVIGSGIALHLLFGWPLLFSILITIFDVFLLLGLMHLGFRKIEAIVSTLILTILAIFGYLVFLSKPDIGGIFAGFLPQKEVLGIGLPKGNEALTLALGIIGATVMPHNLYLHSSISQTRKVDYKDPADIKRAVRFMTWDSNIELSLAFVVNSLLLILGAALFFGHGDKIGAFSSMYNALKDNHIAGAIASPFLSTLFAIALLASGQNSTITGTLTGQIVMEGFLRFRLPQWVVRLMTRIIALLPVIIVAILFGDQEHVLDDLLVYSQVFLSAALPFSIFPLVYFTSNKEIMGEHVNAKWNTFLGYLVAIVLTILNFNLIVTTFIK; encoded by the coding sequence ATGAGTTTACAACAGTTTGAAAGGAAATCACTTCAAGAAATTAACCAGTCTATTGACGTGCCAAAAGGCATCCCCTTTTGGAAGACTCTTCTACTCTTTTCAGGACCAGGAAGTCTGGTAGCTGTCGGCTATATGGATCCGGGAAACTGGATTACCAGTGTGGTCGGAGGGGCCCAATACCGCTACCTCCTCTTATCAGTGGTTCTTCTCTCGTCTTTGATCGCCATGCAGTTGCAACAAATGGCTGGGAAACTAGGGATTGTCCATCGTAAGGACCTGGCCCAAACAACCGCCCATCATTTGCCAAAATGGCTTCGCTATACCCTTTGGATTGTGATTGAGCTTGCCTTGATGGCGACAGATTTAGCAGAAGTCATCGGATCAGGGATTGCCCTTCACCTCCTCTTTGGCTGGCCCTTGCTCTTTTCCATCCTGATCACCATCTTTGATGTCTTCCTATTACTAGGACTCATGCATCTAGGATTTCGAAAGATCGAGGCCATCGTATCAACCTTGATCCTCACGATCCTTGCAATTTTTGGCTATCTGGTATTCCTATCGAAACCAGATATCGGAGGAATCTTCGCTGGCTTCCTCCCTCAAAAAGAAGTGCTGGGAATCGGTCTTCCAAAAGGAAATGAAGCCTTGACCTTGGCGCTTGGAATCATCGGGGCAACCGTAATGCCCCACAACCTCTATCTCCACTCTTCCATTTCGCAAACGCGAAAGGTGGACTACAAAGATCCAGCAGATATCAAACGGGCAGTGCGCTTTATGACCTGGGATTCAAATATTGAATTGAGTTTGGCCTTCGTCGTCAACTCCCTCCTCTTGATTCTTGGAGCGGCCCTCTTCTTCGGTCACGGGGATAAGATCGGTGCTTTTTCTAGCATGTACAATGCCCTCAAGGATAACCACATTGCCGGTGCTATCGCTAGTCCCTTCTTGTCCACCCTCTTTGCCATCGCTTTGTTAGCCAGTGGTCAAAATTCAACCATAACTGGGACCCTAACTGGTCAAATCGTTATGGAAGGTTTCTTACGATTCCGACTGCCACAATGGGTGGTGCGTCTCATGACTCGGATCATCGCCCTTCTTCCTGTCATCATCGTTGCGATCTTATTTGGAGACCAAGAACATGTCCTTGATGACCTTCTAGTTTATTCTCAAGTCTTTCTATCAGCGGCTCTTCCTTTCTCCATTTTCCCTCTTGTTTATTTCACCTCCAACAAGGAAATCATGGGAGAACATGTCAATGCGAAATGGAATACTTTCTTAGGCTATCTCGTTGCGATTGTCTTAACTATCTTAAATTTCAATTTGATCGTGACAACTTTTATCAAATAA
- a CDS encoding glycosyltransferase family 4 protein, translating to MRVGLFTDTYFPQVSGVATSIRTLKTELEKLGHTVFIFTTTDKDVNRYEDWQIIRIPSVPFFAFKDRRVAYRGFSKALAIAKQYQLDIIHTQTEFSLGLLGVWIGRELRIPVIHTYHTQYEDYVRYIARGMVIRPSMVKYIVRSYMNDLDGVICPSEIVYDLLQKYKVKAEKRIIPTGIDLAKFDRPEITPTETAALREKYEVAEDETLLLSLSRVSYEKNIQAVIAALPDVLKVNPKVKLIVAGDGPYLDDLKKQAAKLGISDAVVFTGMIPPNETALYYKAADFFISASTSETQGLTYLESIASGTPIIAHGNPYLDHVIDDPMFGKLFYEESDLAQAILEAIDEMPAIDETKWAEKIDDISAATFGRRVYEFYLDKIISKDFSNDLNPEQSRVKRMSKTIVKIPTKVIALPVNGSVKMMKASVKQVKKIRKITHFFD from the coding sequence ATGCGTGTAGGGTTATTTACAGATACCTATTTCCCGCAAGTTTCGGGAGTGGCGACCAGTATTCGGACGCTCAAAACAGAATTAGAAAAATTGGGTCACACGGTCTTTATCTTTACGACAACGGATAAAGATGTCAACCGCTATGAAGATTGGCAGATCATTCGGATTCCAAGTGTGCCTTTCTTCGCCTTTAAGGACCGCCGCGTTGCTTATCGTGGCTTCTCAAAGGCGCTTGCCATTGCCAAGCAATACCAGCTGGATATTATCCATACCCAGACTGAGTTTTCACTGGGCCTTTTGGGAGTGTGGATTGGACGCGAGTTGCGGATTCCAGTCATTCATACCTACCATACCCAGTATGAGGATTATGTCCGCTATATTGCCAGAGGTATGGTCATTCGCCCAAGTATGGTCAAATACATTGTGAGAAGTTATATGAATGATCTGGATGGCGTGATCTGTCCAAGTGAGATCGTCTATGACTTGCTCCAAAAGTACAAGGTCAAGGCAGAAAAACGTATTATTCCGACAGGGATTGATTTGGCCAAGTTTGACCGACCGGAAATCACTCCGACAGAGACAGCAGCTCTTCGTGAAAAATATGAAGTCGCAGAAGATGAAACGCTTTTATTGAGCCTGTCGCGGGTTTCTTATGAAAAGAATATTCAGGCTGTTATTGCGGCCCTTCCAGATGTCCTCAAGGTCAATCCAAAAGTTAAGTTGATCGTGGCTGGAGATGGTCCTTATTTGGATGATTTGAAAAAACAAGCGGCGAAACTGGGGATTTCAGATGCGGTTGTCTTTACAGGGATGATCCCACCAAATGAGACAGCTCTCTACTATAAAGCGGCTGACTTCTTTATTTCAGCTTCAACGAGTGAGACGCAAGGGTTGACTTATTTAGAGAGTATTGCAAGTGGTACCCCGATCATCGCTCATGGCAATCCTTATCTCGATCATGTGATTGATGACCCTATGTTTGGAAAGCTCTTTTATGAAGAGAGCGATCTGGCACAAGCGATTCTTGAAGCGATTGACGAGATGCCTGCAATCGATGAGACCAAGTGGGCAGAAAAGATTGATGATATTTCTGCAGCAACCTTTGGTCGTCGGGTCTACGAATTTTACCTGGATAAAATCATCTCGAAAGACTTTTCAAATGATTTGAATCCTGAGCAAAGTCGGGTTAAGCGGATGTCTAAGACCATTGTGAAAATCCCGACCAAGGTGATTGCTCTTCCGGTCAATGGATCTGTGAAGATGATGAAGGCTTCGGTAAAACAAGTGAAGAAAATCCGTAAAATCACGCATTTCTTTGATTGA
- a CDS encoding ABC transporter permease, producing MKRKVYWKDLFASFTHSKGRFLSILTLMLLGSLALVGLKVTTPNMHRTANQFIQQQKMLDLAVMGDLGLDQADQEELLGVKGARVEFGSLLDLTVKGTGKAIRLFSAPKSLSSFRVTKGRLPQKEGELALASFWEDRYQIGDTLTLEEKAGTRSSLKRKQFTIVGFVQSSEMWSQKNLGTAMSGSGNLDAYALVSKEVFTTKLPAMARIQFDDLKSLDSFSQVYQKGLKAHQEELEKLLKDNGKARYQRLKQEADGQIQKGQKELRRAEETLQSAKNQIDQAQKQLDLQEAQFKKLAPFLPAKEQVASQEKLHQAQEQIDQKKKDWTAGETELAKKEEELKKAQRERDQLEIPTYHVYDRKTMPGGQGYLMYSNASSSISAVGNIFPVVLYLVAAMVTFTTMTRFVDEERTNAGIFKALGYRTRDIILKFVLYGFFAGTIGTLLGTLLGHYFLSGIISNIITQGMVIGESREYFYGDMTLIALGLSFVASVLPAYWVSRKELKEEANLLLLPKPPVSGSKIFLECLHFIWKRLSFTHKVTARNLFRYKQRMLMTIFGVAGSVALLFAGLGIQSSVGGVPKRQFQEILSYELIVAKKTNASSQESKELTNRLEKSDIKDYRAIYSKVIEASLKGGRDKQTITMMVTNRADFSPFVSLRSLKQGEPLSLKKGVIISSKLAQLARVTVGDRLTLDGHTFTVAGITENYVGHFVYMDQASYQKIYGKRTSANSYLLKLKNPSTRQVQAVSRDMMNLAAVKAVSQNASMISLFNSVAKSLDTTMMILVVVSILLAIVILYNLTNINVAERIRELSTIKVLGFHNKEVTLYIYRETILLSIIGILMGLVGGYYLHQFLIAMIAPDAILFYPKVGLSVFLFPVGGMLLLLLLLGIYVDHYLRKVDMLEALKSVD from the coding sequence ATGAAACGAAAAGTCTATTGGAAGGATCTATTTGCTTCCTTTACACATTCAAAAGGACGTTTTCTCTCCATCTTAACCTTGATGTTATTGGGAAGCTTGGCCTTGGTTGGCTTAAAGGTGACTACTCCAAATATGCACCGAACGGCTAACCAGTTTATTCAGCAACAAAAAATGCTAGATCTTGCTGTCATGGGGGACTTGGGATTAGACCAGGCAGACCAAGAGGAACTTTTAGGAGTCAAAGGAGCGCGTGTCGAATTTGGTTCCCTGCTGGATTTGACAGTGAAAGGAACAGGAAAGGCAATTCGACTCTTTTCTGCCCCAAAAAGTCTTTCTTCTTTTCGTGTGACCAAGGGGCGCCTGCCCCAAAAAGAAGGGGAACTGGCCCTAGCAAGTTTTTGGGAGGATCGCTATCAGATAGGGGATACCCTCACACTTGAAGAAAAGGCTGGAACGCGCTCTAGTTTAAAGCGAAAGCAATTCACCATTGTTGGTTTTGTTCAATCCTCTGAGATGTGGTCTCAAAAGAATTTAGGCACTGCCATGAGTGGTAGTGGAAATCTAGATGCCTATGCACTAGTTTCAAAAGAGGTCTTTACGACTAAACTTCCCGCGATGGCGCGGATCCAGTTTGATGATCTGAAGTCTTTAGATTCTTTTTCGCAAGTCTACCAAAAAGGGCTCAAAGCTCATCAAGAAGAGTTAGAAAAACTTCTGAAAGACAATGGAAAGGCCCGCTATCAAAGACTCAAGCAGGAGGCGGATGGGCAGATTCAAAAAGGCCAGAAAGAACTCCGTCGTGCCGAGGAAACACTCCAGTCAGCTAAAAATCAGATCGATCAGGCTCAAAAACAATTAGACTTGCAGGAGGCCCAGTTCAAGAAATTAGCTCCATTTCTGCCAGCTAAAGAGCAAGTAGCCAGTCAAGAAAAGCTCCATCAAGCCCAAGAACAAATTGATCAGAAAAAGAAGGACTGGACTGCAGGTGAAACGGAGCTCGCAAAAAAAGAGGAGGAGCTGAAAAAAGCGCAAAGGGAGCGAGATCAGCTGGAAATTCCAACTTATCATGTCTATGACCGCAAGACCATGCCAGGTGGACAAGGTTACTTGATGTATAGCAATGCTAGTAGTAGTATTTCCGCTGTCGGAAATATTTTTCCGGTTGTTCTTTATCTAGTAGCCGCCATGGTGACCTTTACCACGATGACCCGCTTTGTCGATGAAGAGCGAACCAATGCAGGGATATTTAAGGCGCTGGGCTATCGTACCAGGGACATCATTCTCAAATTTGTCCTCTATGGATTCTTTGCAGGGACGATCGGTACCCTTCTAGGAACCTTGCTGGGCCATTATTTCCTATCGGGGATCATTTCCAACATTATCACGCAAGGGATGGTGATTGGAGAGAGCAGAGAGTATTTTTATGGGGATATGACTCTGATTGCGCTCGGACTGTCTTTCGTTGCGAGTGTGCTTCCGGCTTACTGGGTTTCGCGTAAGGAATTAAAAGAAGAAGCCAATCTTTTATTACTGCCCAAACCACCGGTATCTGGTTCGAAGATTTTCCTGGAGTGTCTCCATTTTATTTGGAAACGTCTGAGTTTCACCCACAAGGTCACTGCTCGTAATCTCTTTCGTTACAAACAACGGATGCTGATGACCATATTTGGAGTGGCAGGTTCTGTTGCTCTTCTCTTCGCAGGGCTAGGGATTCAATCTTCTGTAGGAGGGGTTCCCAAACGCCAATTTCAAGAGATCCTATCATATGAGTTGATTGTAGCCAAAAAAACGAATGCATCAAGCCAAGAAAGCAAGGAACTAACCAATCGTCTGGAAAAATCAGATATCAAAGATTATCGAGCCATCTATAGTAAGGTCATCGAAGCATCTTTAAAGGGTGGACGCGACAAGCAGACCATTACGATGATGGTTACAAATCGTGCAGATTTTTCTCCCTTTGTCAGCTTGCGTTCTCTCAAGCAAGGAGAGCCCTTGTCTCTCAAGAAAGGGGTTATCATCAGTAGTAAACTAGCACAACTAGCCCGGGTTACAGTCGGTGATCGACTGACCTTAGATGGCCATACTTTTACGGTAGCAGGAATCACTGAAAATTATGTAGGCCATTTTGTCTATATGGATCAGGCAAGTTACCAAAAAATCTACGGAAAGCGGACTTCAGCAAATAGCTATTTGCTGAAGTTGAAAAATCCTTCTACACGACAAGTGCAGGCTGTTAGTCGGGATATGATGAATCTTGCAGCTGTGAAGGCGGTTAGTCAGAACGCTTCGATGATTTCCCTCTTTAACTCAGTTGCCAAATCTTTGGACACCACTATGATGATTCTAGTAGTCGTATCGATCTTGCTAGCTATCGTGATCTTGTATAATTTAACCAATATCAATGTGGCAGAGCGGATCCGTGAATTATCGACCATTAAGGTCTTAGGATTCCATAATAAGGAAGTGACGCTCTATATTTACCGCGAAACCATCTTATTGTCTATCATAGGGATCCTCATGGGATTAGTGGGTGGTTATTATCTTCATCAATTCCTCATTGCAATGATTGCACCAGATGCCATTCTCTTTTACCCTAAAGTGGGACTTAGCGTTTTTCTCTTTCCTGTCGGAGGAATGCTCCTTCTCTTGCTCCTGTTAGGAATTTATGTTGACCATTATCTCCGAAAAGTAGACATGCTCGAAGCTCTCAAATCAGTAGACTAA
- a CDS encoding glycosyltransferase family 4 protein, protein MKVLLYLEGKSVLQKSGIGRALQHQMHALDLAGIPYTTDILGDYDVVHINTYGPRSFLLLHAAKRRGKKVIMHGHSTREDFENSFIGSNFFAPLFGKYLAHMYQKADYVITPSEYSKHLIQSYGVTTPIIAVSNGIDLEKYKKDPKKEEVFRKHFNIQEGQKVVICAGLYFKRKGIEDFVEVARRMPDVRFIWLGSINKWIIPRKIRRIVEKDHPSNVEFPGYFKGAVFQGAMTGSDAFFFPSYEETEGIVVLEALASHQHTVLRDIPVYNGWIDETSSELCHNVDEFVDSLNKVLNGQVDKREAGYKVAESRSIDLVAYQLVEAYQTVLEM, encoded by the coding sequence ATGAAAGTTTTACTGTATTTAGAAGGAAAATCCGTCTTACAAAAATCAGGAATTGGTCGAGCCTTGCAGCATCAAATGCATGCGCTGGATTTGGCTGGGATTCCGTATACGACAGATATTTTAGGAGATTATGATGTGGTGCATATCAATACCTATGGCCCACGGAGTTTCCTTTTGCTCCATGCAGCAAAGCGTCGTGGAAAGAAAGTCATCATGCATGGCCATTCAACCCGTGAGGATTTTGAAAATTCCTTTATCGGGTCTAACTTTTTTGCGCCCTTGTTTGGGAAGTATTTGGCTCACATGTACCAAAAGGCAGACTATGTGATCACGCCATCTGAATATTCTAAACACCTGATTCAGTCTTATGGGGTGACCACACCGATTATCGCGGTTTCCAATGGAATTGATTTAGAAAAATACAAGAAGGATCCGAAAAAAGAAGAGGTCTTTCGCAAGCATTTTAATATCCAAGAAGGCCAAAAGGTTGTCATCTGTGCAGGGCTTTATTTTAAACGCAAAGGGATTGAAGATTTCGTAGAAGTGGCCCGTCGCATGCCGGATGTGCGCTTTATCTGGCTAGGTTCTATCAACAAATGGATCATTCCGCGTAAGATTCGTCGTATCGTGGAAAAGGATCATCCTAGTAATGTGGAATTCCCTGGCTACTTCAAGGGAGCAGTCTTCCAAGGGGCCATGACGGGTTCAGATGCTTTCTTCTTCCCATCTTATGAAGAAACAGAAGGAATCGTTGTTTTGGAAGCCTTGGCCAGTCATCAGCACACGGTCTTGCGGGATATTCCAGTATACAATGGTTGGATTGACGAGACGTCCTCTGAATTGTGCCATAATGTTGATGAATTTGTGGATTCCTTGAACAAGGTCTTGAACGGTCAAGTAGACAAGCGGGAGGCAGGCTACAAGGTCGCTGAAAGTCGTTCGATTGACTTAGTGGCTTATCAATTGGTCGAAGCCTATCAAACAGTTTTGGAGATGTAA
- a CDS encoding Rrf2 family transcriptional regulator, with protein sequence MQISSRFTIGTHVLIMIALQGEKTKVTSDFLAGSVGVNPVIIRKTLSQLKKAGLIHVARGTGGAELAKAADEISLLDIYQAVECLGSTGQLFGFHDNPNPACPIGHNIHNVLDGKLEDIQTAMEKEMSQTTLKDVVEDTQKRMKLESVS encoded by the coding sequence ATGCAAATTTCGAGTCGCTTTACCATTGGGACTCATGTCTTGATCATGATTGCTCTACAAGGAGAGAAAACAAAAGTAACCAGTGATTTTTTGGCAGGAAGTGTCGGCGTGAACCCTGTTATTATTCGAAAGACCTTGTCTCAGTTGAAGAAAGCTGGATTGATTCATGTAGCGCGTGGGACAGGCGGAGCTGAGCTCGCAAAAGCAGCCGATGAGATCAGCCTGCTGGATATCTATCAAGCAGTAGAATGCTTAGGTTCGACAGGTCAATTATTTGGTTTTCATGACAATCCGAATCCAGCCTGCCCAATTGGCCACAATATCCATAATGTTTTAGATGGAAAGCTTGAGGACATTCAGACTGCTATGGAAAAAGAAATGTCCCAAACCACTTTAAAAGACGTCGTAGAAGATACGCAGAAAAGAATGAAACTCGAATCGGTTTCATAA